From Haemorhous mexicanus isolate bHaeMex1 chromosome 1, bHaeMex1.pri, whole genome shotgun sequence, one genomic window encodes:
- the SCX gene encoding basic helix-loop-helix transcription factor scleraxis, translating into MSFAMLRSAPGRFLYPDISALSEDEENSESSGSEEKPFHMEGDAFGIKSGKRRSGKSRGRLSREPRQRHTANARERDRTNSVNTAFTALRTLIPTEPADRKLSKIETLRLASSYISHLGNVLLLGDSGGGGQPCHGAAPAAFCPAGAASPPGREAESAQPRQICTFCLSNQRKMQPEEYGECGWNTGNNGVRDSGNPGEQDSGIWESRDAQPRQICTFCLSNQRKMSKDRDRKTGQLRS; encoded by the exons ATGTCCTTCGCCATGCTGCGCTCGGCCCCGGGGCGCTTCCTGTACCCCGACATCAGCGCGCTGTCCGAGGACGAGGAGAACAGCGAGAGCTCGGGCTCGGAGGAGAAGCCCTTCCACATGGAGGGCGACGCGTTCGGCATCAAGAGCGGCAAGCGGCGCAGCGGCAAGAGCCGCGGGCGGCTCTCCCGGGAGCCGCGGCAGCGGCACACGGCCAACGCCCGCGAGCGCGACCGCACCAACTCGGTGAACACGGCGTTCACGGCGCTGCGCACGCTGATCCCCACCGAGCCGGCCGACAGGAAACTCTCCAAGATCGAGACGCTGCGCCTCGCCTCCAGCTACATCTCGCACCTCGGCAACGTGCTGCTGCTCGGCGActccggcggcggcgggcagcCGTGCCACggggcagcgcccgccgccTTCTGCCCCGCCGGGGCCGCGTCGCCGCCCGGCCGCGAGGCCGAGAGCGCGCAGCCCCGGCAGATCTGCACCTTCTGCCTCAGCAACCAGAGGAAAATG CAACCAGAGGAATATGGTGAGTGCGGCTGGAATACCGGGAATAACGGGGTCCGGGATAGCGGGAATCCTGGGGAGCAGGATAGCGGGATTTGGGAATCCCGGGATGCCCAGCCCCGGCAGATCTGCACCTTCTGCCTCAGCAACCAGAGGAAAATG